A genomic segment from Glycine soja cultivar W05 chromosome 18, ASM419377v2, whole genome shotgun sequence encodes:
- the LOC114396473 gene encoding callose synthase 7-like isoform X1, whose translation MASTSGTKGGPFEMGRQPSKRMVRAPTRNVDLGNEEGVVDSEIVPSSLAVLVPILRAALEIDEENPRVAYLCRFHAFEKAHTMDPTSSGRGVRQFKTYLLHKLEKEGELTEKLVQRSDARELQTYYQHFYEKKIRDGEFNQRPEEMAKNVQIATVLYEVLKTMVSPQNIEEKTRRYAEDVEHKRGQYEHYNILPLYAVGVKPAIMEIPEIKAAIAALCRVDNLPMPIIRARPDASHDDSTMPTDRLKKVNDILDWIASVFGFQKGNVANQREHLILLLANINIRNRPEPSYELHVETVEKLMAKVFKNYESWCHYVRCESNLRFLEDYDLKQIELIYIALYLLIWGEASNIRFMPECLCYIFHHMCHEVYKILDKNPARVTGSKDLVEGRDDEYFLREVITPIYQVLMKEAKRNNKGKASHSNWRNYDDLNEYFWSKKCFDDLSWPLNSKADFFRHSDETQTRRRGRSHANTAVGKRKPKTNFVEVRTFLHLYRSFDRMWIFFILALQAMIIIAWSSLGPVGVFFDGHVFRNVMTIFITYAFLNFLQVTLDIILTWNALKNMKFTQLLRYFLKFVVAAVWVVVLPVCYSSSLVNPSGLIRFVTSWAGDWGNQSLYTYVVVLYMLPNIVAAILFFLPPLRRKLERSNMRILTFLMWWAQPKLYVGRGMHENMFSLLKYTLFWIMLLISKLAFSYYVEISPLVGPTKLIMGMSIDNYQWHEFFPENETHNICIVIAIWAPIILVYFMDAQIWYAIYATLFGGIIGAFSHLGEIRTLGMLRSRFQSVPVAFSQRFWTGRDRKTKQEESDETYERQNIAYFSQVWNEFINSMREEDLISDRDRDLLLVPYSSSDVSVIQWPPFLLASKIPIAVDMAKDYKKETDDDLVRKIKSDGYMYSAVVECYETLKDIIMSLLLDEDDRRVVRRICGKVKECIHEEKFVKEFNLSGLPSLSEKLEKFLTLLRSEDGKLESQIVNVLQDIVEIIIQDVMFDGHLLLQTPHQYHVERGQKFVNIDTSFTHNRSVMEKVIRLHLLLTVKESAINVPQNIEARRRITFFANSLFMNMPKAPKVRDMLSFSVLTPYFKEDVLYSDEELNKENEDGISILFYLTKIYPDEWANFDERLKSEDLEEDKEEFTRRWASYRGQTLYRTVRGMMYYWQALILQYFIESAGDNALSEGFRTMDSYDKKKKLLEEAQAMADLKFTYVVSCQVYGSQKKSKNTRDRNCYTNILNLMLTHSALRVAYIDETEETKDGKSQKVYYSVLVKGGDKYDEEIYRIKLPGPPTEIGEGKPENQNHAIVFTRGEALQTIDMNQDNYYEEAFKMRNVLEEFRRGRSGQRKPSILGIREHIFTGSVSSLAWFMSNQETSFVTIGQRILANPLRVRFHYGHPDIFDRLFHITRGGISKASKVINLSEDIFAGFNSTLRQGYITHHEYIQVGKGRDVGMNQISLFEAKVANGNGEQTLSRDVYRLGRRFDFYRMLSFYFTTVGFYFSSMITVLTVYVFLYGRLYMVLSGVEREILQSPNIHQSKALEEALATQSVVQLGLLLVLPMVMEIGLEKGFRTALGDFIIMQLQLASVFFTFQLGTKAHYYGRTLLHGGSKYRSTGRGFVVFHAKFADNYRMYSRSHFVKGLEILILLIVYEVYGSSYRSSHLYLFITISMWFLATSWLFAPFLFNPSGFDWQKTVDDWTDWKRWMGNRGGIGISSDKSWESWWDEENEHLKYSNLRGKIIEIVLAFRFFMYQYGIVYHMDITHHNKDLLVFGLSWAVLVIILIVLKMVSMGRRRFGTDFQLMFRILKALLFLGFLSVMTVLFVVCGLTIADLFAAIIAFMPSGWAIILIAQACKVCLKGAKLWDSVKELSRAYEYVMGLIIFLPTAILSWFPFVSEFQTRLLFNQAFSRGLQISMILAGKKDTYKSD comes from the exons acaagaaggtacgctgaGGATGTTGAGCATAAGAGGGGACAATATGAACACTATAACATACTTCCATTATATGCTGTTGGTGTTAAACCAGCAATCATGGAAATTCCCGAG ATCAAAGCAGCAATTGCTGCTTTATGTAGAGTGGATAATCTTCCAATGCCAATAATTCGGGCAAGACCTGATGCTTCTCATGATGATTCTACAATGCCTACGGATAGGCTTAAAAAAGTGAATGATATACTTGATTGGATTGCCTCAGTTTTTGGGTTTCAG AAAGGAAATGTGGCAAATCAAAGGGAGCACCTTATATTATTACTTGCCAACATAAATATAAGGAACAGGCCTGAACCATCTTATGAG CTCCATGTAGAAACTGTAGAGAAGCTGATGGCTaaagttttcaaaaattatGAGTCGTGGTGCCATTATGTGCGCTGTGAATCCAATCTTAG gTTTCTAGAAGATTATGACTTGAAACAAATAGAATTGATATATATTGcactttatcttctaatttggGGAGAAGCTTCAAATATTCGCTTTATGCCTGAATGTCTTTGCTATATTTTCCATCAT ATGTGCCATGAAGTCTATAAGATTTTAGATAAGAATCCTGCTCGTGTGACTGGGAGCAAAGACTTAGTAGAAGGACGAGATGATGAATATTTTCTGAGGGAAGTTATAACTCCTATATATCAAGTTTTAATGAAG GAAGCAAAGAGGAACAACAAAGGCAAGGCAAGTCATTCCAATTGGAGAAATTATGATGATCTTAACGAATACTTTTG GTCTAAGAAATGTTTTGATGATCTAAGTTGGCCATTGAATTCCAAAGCTGATTTTTTTAGGCATTCAGATGAGACACAGACAAGACGTCGG GGCCGTAGCCATGCCAACACTGCAGTTGGTAAGAGGAAGCCCAAAACAAATTTTGTTGAAGTCCGTACGTTTTTGCATCTGTATAGGAGTTTTGATCGAATGTGGATATTCTTTATATTGGCTTTACAG GCAATGATCATTATAGCATGGAGCTCCTTGGGACCTGTTGGAGTGTTTTTTGATGGACATGTCTTCAGAAATGTTATGACTATATTCATTACATATgcatttctcaattttcttcaag TAACTCTTGATATTATTCTCACATGGAATGCATTGAAGAATATGAAATTTACTCAGTTGCTTCGATATTTTCTGAAATTTGTGGTAGCAGCTGTTTGGGTTGTTGTTTTGCCAGTCTGTTATTCCAGTTCTCTAGTGAATCCATCAGGGCTAATAAGATTTGTCACCAGTTGGGCTGGGGATTGGGGGAACCAGTCACTTTACACCTATGTTGTTGTATTATATATGTTACCAAACATAGTGGCTGCAATACTATTTTTCCTTCCTCCACTGCGGAGAAAATTGGAGCGCTCAAATATGAGAATACTTACCTTTTTGATGTGGTGGGCTCAG CCAAAATTGTATGTAGGAAGAGGCATGCATGAGAATATGTTTTCACTGTTGAA GTACACCCTCTTCTGGATCATGCTACTGATTAGCAAATTAGCATTCAGTTACTATGTGGAG ATATCACCCCTTGTTGGACCCACAAAATTAATCATGGGGATGTCTATAGATAACTACCAGTGGCATGAGTTCTTTCCAGAAAATG AGACTCACAATATATGTATTGTCATTGCAATATGGGCTCCAATTATTCTG gtTTATTTTATGGATGCTCAAATTTGGTATGCTATTTATGCCACTCTATTTGGTGGTATTATTGGAGCCTTCAGCCATTTGGGAGAG ATAAGGACACTTGGAATGCTCCGCTCCAGATTTCAATCTGTACCGGTAGCTTTCAGTCAGCGCTTTTGGACTGGAAGAGACAGAAAGACTAAACAGGAGGAATCG GATGAGACATATGAACGGCAAAATATTGCATACTTTTCTCAGGTTTGGAATGAGTTTATAAATTCTATGAGAGAGGAGGACCTCATCAGTGACAG GGATAGAGATTTGCTTCTTGTCCCATACAGTTCAAGTGATGTTTCTGTCATTCAGTGGCCTCCATTCTTGCTTGCTAGCAAG ATTCCTATAGCTGTTGACATGGCAAAAGATTATAAGAAGGAGACGGATGATGATTTAGTTAGAAAGATTAAGAGCGATGGGTATATGTATTCAGCAGTTGTTGAATGCTATGAGACTCTCAAGGACATCATAATGAGCCTTCTGCTTGATGAAGATGATAGAAG GGTTGTGAGGCGGATATGCGGTAAAGTAAAAGAGTGCATACATGAAGAAAAATTTGTCAAGGAATTCAATCTGAGTGGCTTACCTTCACTCAGTGAGAAGTTAGAGAAATTCCTAACTCTACTG CGATCTGAAGATGGCAAACTAGAATCCCAGATAGTCAATGTCCTGCAAGATATTGTAGAAATTATCATACAGGATGTTATGTTTGATGGCCATTT GTTGCTGCAAACACCTCACCAATATCATGTAGAGAGAGGGCAGAAGTTTGTCAACATCGACACTTCTTTTACACATAATAGATCAGTGATGGAGAAG GTTATTAGGCTTCATTTGCTTTTAACAGTCAAGGAATCAGCCATAAATGTTCCCCAAAATATAGAAGCCCGCCGCCGTATTACATTCTTTGCAAACTCCTTATTTATGAATATGCCAAAGGCTCCCAAAGTTCGGGACATGTTGTCCTTCAG TGTTCTGACACCATATTTCAAAGAAGATGTTTTATATTCTGATGAGGAACTCAATAAGGAAAATGAAGATGGAATATCAATTTTATTCTACCTAACCAAGATATATCCTG ATGAATGGGCCAATTTCGATGAACGACTAAAAAGTGAAGATCTTGAAGAAGATAAGGAGGAGTTCACTCGACGGTGGGCATCTTACAGAGGACAAACACTCTATCGAACAG TGAGAGGAATGATGTACTATTGGCAAGCTTTGATCCTTCAGTACTTCATAGAATCTGCGGGAGACAATG CGCTCTCTGAAGGCTTCCGGACAATGGATTCCtatgacaaaaagaagaagcTTCTCGAAGAAGCACAAGCTATGGCCGATTTAAAGTTCACCTATGTTGTTTCTTGTCAAGTGTATGGTTCTCAGAAGAAGTCCAAAAATACTAGAGACAGAAACTGCTATACTAACATTCTCAATCTGATGTTAAC GCATTCAGCCCTTCGTGTTGCTTACATTGATGAAACAGAAGAAACAAAGGATGGAAAATCTCAAAAAGTTTATTACTCTGTTCTTGTCAAGGGAGGGGATAAGTACGATGAG GAAATATATCGTATCAAGCTACCCGGTCCTCCAACTgaaattggtgaagggaaaccTGAAAACCAAAATCATGCTATTGTATTTACTCGTGGAGAAGCCTTGCAGACCATAGATATGAATCAG GATAACTATTATGAAGAAGCTTTCAAAATGAGAAATGTACTGGAAGAATTCCGGAGAGGACGTAGTGGACAACGGAAACCCAGCATATTGGGTATAAGGGAGCATATATTTACTGGAAG TGTTTCTTCACTTGCTTGGTTTATGTCAAACCAGGAGACCAGTTTCGTGACCATTGGCCAACGAATTTTGGCAAATCCTTTAAG GGTTCGGTTTCATTATGGCCATCCTGATATATTTGACAGACTCTTCCACATAACAAGAGGTGGCATAAGCAAAGCATCAAAAGTTATAAACTTAAGTGAGGACATATTTGCAG GGTTCAATTCAACTCTACGTCAAGGATATATCACACATCATGAATACATACAAGTAGGTAAGGGGCGTGACGTGGGCATGAATCAAATATCACTCTTTGAGGCCAAGGTTGCAAATGGAAATGGAGAACAAACACTTAGCCGTGATGTTTATCGACTTGGACGACGATTTGACTTCTACAGAATGTTGTCATTCTACTTCACAACAGTTGGGTTCTACTTCAGTAGCATG ATAACTGTGTTGACTGTGTATGTGTTCTTATATGGACGTTTATATATGGTTTTGAGTGGAGTTGAGAGAGAAATTCTTCAAAGTCCAAACATACATCAGAGCAAAGCCCTTGAAGAGGCCTTGGCAACTCAGTCTGTTGTTCAGTTGGGCTTACTGCTTGTGCTGCCCATGGTTATGGAAATCGGCTTGGAGAAGGGATTTCGCACTGCCTTGGGTGATTTTATCATCATGCAACTTCAGCTAGCCTCTGTGTTCTTTACTTTCCAGCTTGGAACAAAAGCTCATTATTATGGAAGAACACTCTTACATGGGGGATCTAAATACAGATCAACTGGTCGTGGATTTGTTGTCTTCCATGCGAAGTTTGCTGATAACTACAGGATGTACTCACGAAGTCATTTTGTGAAGGGCCTAGAGATACTCATACTATTGATTGTTTATGAAGTCTATGGGAgctcatatcgcagctcacatCTTTATTTATTCATCACAATCTCAATGTGGTTTTTGGCCACTTCCTGGCTGTTTGCTCCTTTCTTGTTTAATCCTTCTGGATTTGATTGGCAAAAAACAGTGGATGATTGGACAGATTGGAAGCGATGGATGGGAAATCGTGGTGGTATTGGTATTTCATCTGATAAAAGCTGGGAATCTTGGTGGGATGAAGAAAATGAACACCTGAAATACTCAAATCTCAGGGGGAAAATAATTGAGATAGTTCTTGCATTTCGCTTCTTTATGTACCAATATGGAATTGTCTACCACATGGATATTACTCATCATAACAAAGATTTGCTG GTATTTGGGCTTTCTTGGGCAGTTTTAGTAATAATACTAATTGTATTGAAG ATGGTATCCATGGGAAGGCGAAGATTTGGCACCGACTTTCAGCTCATGTTTCGTATTCTCAAGGCACTTCTTTTTCTTGGCTTCTTGTCAGTCATGACTGTATTATTTGTGGTATGTGGACTTACCATAGCAGATTTGTTTGCTGCCATTATCGCCTTCATGCCATCTGGATGGGCAATTATTCTG ATTGCACAAGCATGCAAGGTATGCTTGAAAGGAGCTAAACTATGGGACTCAGTGAAAGAACTATCCAGAGCTTATGAATATGTAATGGGATTAATAATCTTCTTGCCAACAGCCATTTTGTCATGGTTCCCATTTGTGTCAGAGTTCCAAACCCGGTTGCTATTCAATCAAGCATTTAGTAGAGGTCTCCAAATTTCAATGATTCTTGCTGGAAAGAAGGATACTTATAAATCTGATTGA
- the LOC114396473 gene encoding callose synthase 7-like isoform X2, with product MCHEVYKILDKNPARVTGSKDLVEGRDDEYFLREVITPIYQVLMKEAKRNNKGKASHSNWRNYDDLNEYFWSKKCFDDLSWPLNSKADFFRHSDETQTRRRGRSHANTAVGKRKPKTNFVEVRTFLHLYRSFDRMWIFFILALQAMIIIAWSSLGPVGVFFDGHVFRNVMTIFITYAFLNFLQVTLDIILTWNALKNMKFTQLLRYFLKFVVAAVWVVVLPVCYSSSLVNPSGLIRFVTSWAGDWGNQSLYTYVVVLYMLPNIVAAILFFLPPLRRKLERSNMRILTFLMWWAQPKLYVGRGMHENMFSLLKYTLFWIMLLISKLAFSYYVEISPLVGPTKLIMGMSIDNYQWHEFFPENETHNICIVIAIWAPIILVYFMDAQIWYAIYATLFGGIIGAFSHLGEIRTLGMLRSRFQSVPVAFSQRFWTGRDRKTKQEESDETYERQNIAYFSQVWNEFINSMREEDLISDRDRDLLLVPYSSSDVSVIQWPPFLLASKIPIAVDMAKDYKKETDDDLVRKIKSDGYMYSAVVECYETLKDIIMSLLLDEDDRRVVRRICGKVKECIHEEKFVKEFNLSGLPSLSEKLEKFLTLLRSEDGKLESQIVNVLQDIVEIIIQDVMFDGHLLLQTPHQYHVERGQKFVNIDTSFTHNRSVMEKVIRLHLLLTVKESAINVPQNIEARRRITFFANSLFMNMPKAPKVRDMLSFSVLTPYFKEDVLYSDEELNKENEDGISILFYLTKIYPDEWANFDERLKSEDLEEDKEEFTRRWASYRGQTLYRTVRGMMYYWQALILQYFIESAGDNALSEGFRTMDSYDKKKKLLEEAQAMADLKFTYVVSCQVYGSQKKSKNTRDRNCYTNILNLMLTHSALRVAYIDETEETKDGKSQKVYYSVLVKGGDKYDEEIYRIKLPGPPTEIGEGKPENQNHAIVFTRGEALQTIDMNQDNYYEEAFKMRNVLEEFRRGRSGQRKPSILGIREHIFTGSVSSLAWFMSNQETSFVTIGQRILANPLRVRFHYGHPDIFDRLFHITRGGISKASKVINLSEDIFAGFNSTLRQGYITHHEYIQVGKGRDVGMNQISLFEAKVANGNGEQTLSRDVYRLGRRFDFYRMLSFYFTTVGFYFSSMITVLTVYVFLYGRLYMVLSGVEREILQSPNIHQSKALEEALATQSVVQLGLLLVLPMVMEIGLEKGFRTALGDFIIMQLQLASVFFTFQLGTKAHYYGRTLLHGGSKYRSTGRGFVVFHAKFADNYRMYSRSHFVKGLEILILLIVYEVYGSSYRSSHLYLFITISMWFLATSWLFAPFLFNPSGFDWQKTVDDWTDWKRWMGNRGGIGISSDKSWESWWDEENEHLKYSNLRGKIIEIVLAFRFFMYQYGIVYHMDITHHNKDLLVFGLSWAVLVIILIVLKMVSMGRRRFGTDFQLMFRILKALLFLGFLSVMTVLFVVCGLTIADLFAAIIAFMPSGWAIILIAQACKVCLKGAKLWDSVKELSRAYEYVMGLIIFLPTAILSWFPFVSEFQTRLLFNQAFSRGLQISMILAGKKDTYKSD from the exons ATGTGCCATGAAGTCTATAAGATTTTAGATAAGAATCCTGCTCGTGTGACTGGGAGCAAAGACTTAGTAGAAGGACGAGATGATGAATATTTTCTGAGGGAAGTTATAACTCCTATATATCAAGTTTTAATGAAG GAAGCAAAGAGGAACAACAAAGGCAAGGCAAGTCATTCCAATTGGAGAAATTATGATGATCTTAACGAATACTTTTG GTCTAAGAAATGTTTTGATGATCTAAGTTGGCCATTGAATTCCAAAGCTGATTTTTTTAGGCATTCAGATGAGACACAGACAAGACGTCGG GGCCGTAGCCATGCCAACACTGCAGTTGGTAAGAGGAAGCCCAAAACAAATTTTGTTGAAGTCCGTACGTTTTTGCATCTGTATAGGAGTTTTGATCGAATGTGGATATTCTTTATATTGGCTTTACAG GCAATGATCATTATAGCATGGAGCTCCTTGGGACCTGTTGGAGTGTTTTTTGATGGACATGTCTTCAGAAATGTTATGACTATATTCATTACATATgcatttctcaattttcttcaag TAACTCTTGATATTATTCTCACATGGAATGCATTGAAGAATATGAAATTTACTCAGTTGCTTCGATATTTTCTGAAATTTGTGGTAGCAGCTGTTTGGGTTGTTGTTTTGCCAGTCTGTTATTCCAGTTCTCTAGTGAATCCATCAGGGCTAATAAGATTTGTCACCAGTTGGGCTGGGGATTGGGGGAACCAGTCACTTTACACCTATGTTGTTGTATTATATATGTTACCAAACATAGTGGCTGCAATACTATTTTTCCTTCCTCCACTGCGGAGAAAATTGGAGCGCTCAAATATGAGAATACTTACCTTTTTGATGTGGTGGGCTCAG CCAAAATTGTATGTAGGAAGAGGCATGCATGAGAATATGTTTTCACTGTTGAA GTACACCCTCTTCTGGATCATGCTACTGATTAGCAAATTAGCATTCAGTTACTATGTGGAG ATATCACCCCTTGTTGGACCCACAAAATTAATCATGGGGATGTCTATAGATAACTACCAGTGGCATGAGTTCTTTCCAGAAAATG AGACTCACAATATATGTATTGTCATTGCAATATGGGCTCCAATTATTCTG gtTTATTTTATGGATGCTCAAATTTGGTATGCTATTTATGCCACTCTATTTGGTGGTATTATTGGAGCCTTCAGCCATTTGGGAGAG ATAAGGACACTTGGAATGCTCCGCTCCAGATTTCAATCTGTACCGGTAGCTTTCAGTCAGCGCTTTTGGACTGGAAGAGACAGAAAGACTAAACAGGAGGAATCG GATGAGACATATGAACGGCAAAATATTGCATACTTTTCTCAGGTTTGGAATGAGTTTATAAATTCTATGAGAGAGGAGGACCTCATCAGTGACAG GGATAGAGATTTGCTTCTTGTCCCATACAGTTCAAGTGATGTTTCTGTCATTCAGTGGCCTCCATTCTTGCTTGCTAGCAAG ATTCCTATAGCTGTTGACATGGCAAAAGATTATAAGAAGGAGACGGATGATGATTTAGTTAGAAAGATTAAGAGCGATGGGTATATGTATTCAGCAGTTGTTGAATGCTATGAGACTCTCAAGGACATCATAATGAGCCTTCTGCTTGATGAAGATGATAGAAG GGTTGTGAGGCGGATATGCGGTAAAGTAAAAGAGTGCATACATGAAGAAAAATTTGTCAAGGAATTCAATCTGAGTGGCTTACCTTCACTCAGTGAGAAGTTAGAGAAATTCCTAACTCTACTG CGATCTGAAGATGGCAAACTAGAATCCCAGATAGTCAATGTCCTGCAAGATATTGTAGAAATTATCATACAGGATGTTATGTTTGATGGCCATTT GTTGCTGCAAACACCTCACCAATATCATGTAGAGAGAGGGCAGAAGTTTGTCAACATCGACACTTCTTTTACACATAATAGATCAGTGATGGAGAAG GTTATTAGGCTTCATTTGCTTTTAACAGTCAAGGAATCAGCCATAAATGTTCCCCAAAATATAGAAGCCCGCCGCCGTATTACATTCTTTGCAAACTCCTTATTTATGAATATGCCAAAGGCTCCCAAAGTTCGGGACATGTTGTCCTTCAG TGTTCTGACACCATATTTCAAAGAAGATGTTTTATATTCTGATGAGGAACTCAATAAGGAAAATGAAGATGGAATATCAATTTTATTCTACCTAACCAAGATATATCCTG ATGAATGGGCCAATTTCGATGAACGACTAAAAAGTGAAGATCTTGAAGAAGATAAGGAGGAGTTCACTCGACGGTGGGCATCTTACAGAGGACAAACACTCTATCGAACAG TGAGAGGAATGATGTACTATTGGCAAGCTTTGATCCTTCAGTACTTCATAGAATCTGCGGGAGACAATG CGCTCTCTGAAGGCTTCCGGACAATGGATTCCtatgacaaaaagaagaagcTTCTCGAAGAAGCACAAGCTATGGCCGATTTAAAGTTCACCTATGTTGTTTCTTGTCAAGTGTATGGTTCTCAGAAGAAGTCCAAAAATACTAGAGACAGAAACTGCTATACTAACATTCTCAATCTGATGTTAAC GCATTCAGCCCTTCGTGTTGCTTACATTGATGAAACAGAAGAAACAAAGGATGGAAAATCTCAAAAAGTTTATTACTCTGTTCTTGTCAAGGGAGGGGATAAGTACGATGAG GAAATATATCGTATCAAGCTACCCGGTCCTCCAACTgaaattggtgaagggaaaccTGAAAACCAAAATCATGCTATTGTATTTACTCGTGGAGAAGCCTTGCAGACCATAGATATGAATCAG GATAACTATTATGAAGAAGCTTTCAAAATGAGAAATGTACTGGAAGAATTCCGGAGAGGACGTAGTGGACAACGGAAACCCAGCATATTGGGTATAAGGGAGCATATATTTACTGGAAG TGTTTCTTCACTTGCTTGGTTTATGTCAAACCAGGAGACCAGTTTCGTGACCATTGGCCAACGAATTTTGGCAAATCCTTTAAG GGTTCGGTTTCATTATGGCCATCCTGATATATTTGACAGACTCTTCCACATAACAAGAGGTGGCATAAGCAAAGCATCAAAAGTTATAAACTTAAGTGAGGACATATTTGCAG GGTTCAATTCAACTCTACGTCAAGGATATATCACACATCATGAATACATACAAGTAGGTAAGGGGCGTGACGTGGGCATGAATCAAATATCACTCTTTGAGGCCAAGGTTGCAAATGGAAATGGAGAACAAACACTTAGCCGTGATGTTTATCGACTTGGACGACGATTTGACTTCTACAGAATGTTGTCATTCTACTTCACAACAGTTGGGTTCTACTTCAGTAGCATG ATAACTGTGTTGACTGTGTATGTGTTCTTATATGGACGTTTATATATGGTTTTGAGTGGAGTTGAGAGAGAAATTCTTCAAAGTCCAAACATACATCAGAGCAAAGCCCTTGAAGAGGCCTTGGCAACTCAGTCTGTTGTTCAGTTGGGCTTACTGCTTGTGCTGCCCATGGTTATGGAAATCGGCTTGGAGAAGGGATTTCGCACTGCCTTGGGTGATTTTATCATCATGCAACTTCAGCTAGCCTCTGTGTTCTTTACTTTCCAGCTTGGAACAAAAGCTCATTATTATGGAAGAACACTCTTACATGGGGGATCTAAATACAGATCAACTGGTCGTGGATTTGTTGTCTTCCATGCGAAGTTTGCTGATAACTACAGGATGTACTCACGAAGTCATTTTGTGAAGGGCCTAGAGATACTCATACTATTGATTGTTTATGAAGTCTATGGGAgctcatatcgcagctcacatCTTTATTTATTCATCACAATCTCAATGTGGTTTTTGGCCACTTCCTGGCTGTTTGCTCCTTTCTTGTTTAATCCTTCTGGATTTGATTGGCAAAAAACAGTGGATGATTGGACAGATTGGAAGCGATGGATGGGAAATCGTGGTGGTATTGGTATTTCATCTGATAAAAGCTGGGAATCTTGGTGGGATGAAGAAAATGAACACCTGAAATACTCAAATCTCAGGGGGAAAATAATTGAGATAGTTCTTGCATTTCGCTTCTTTATGTACCAATATGGAATTGTCTACCACATGGATATTACTCATCATAACAAAGATTTGCTG GTATTTGGGCTTTCTTGGGCAGTTTTAGTAATAATACTAATTGTATTGAAG ATGGTATCCATGGGAAGGCGAAGATTTGGCACCGACTTTCAGCTCATGTTTCGTATTCTCAAGGCACTTCTTTTTCTTGGCTTCTTGTCAGTCATGACTGTATTATTTGTGGTATGTGGACTTACCATAGCAGATTTGTTTGCTGCCATTATCGCCTTCATGCCATCTGGATGGGCAATTATTCTG ATTGCACAAGCATGCAAGGTATGCTTGAAAGGAGCTAAACTATGGGACTCAGTGAAAGAACTATCCAGAGCTTATGAATATGTAATGGGATTAATAATCTTCTTGCCAACAGCCATTTTGTCATGGTTCCCATTTGTGTCAGAGTTCCAAACCCGGTTGCTATTCAATCAAGCATTTAGTAGAGGTCTCCAAATTTCAATGATTCTTGCTGGAAAGAAGGATACTTATAAATCTGATTGA